The Ignavibacteriales bacterium genome has a window encoding:
- a CDS encoding RecX family transcriptional regulator, producing MIITKIKRLRGRRQRYSVHLDGVPALELSDWTIGKCGLRTGDDLDEPSVDKIKSTEAETQAKNIAINYLSYRQRSAKEIIDHLIKKGFERACAEDVTRQLQSARMVNDLEFARLFVRDRLKRKPTGQALLRMQLLAKGITSSMADMVLAELISPQSQQASALQAAKRKIQLTHYSKKSIDEEKRKKRLLDFLLRRGFSYEIALKTIHTTLDR from the coding sequence TTGATTATTACTAAAATCAAAAGATTGCGCGGAAGGCGCCAGCGGTACAGCGTGCATCTCGACGGCGTACCGGCATTAGAACTGAGCGATTGGACGATCGGTAAGTGCGGCTTGCGTACCGGCGATGATCTTGATGAGCCATCTGTCGACAAAATCAAATCGACGGAAGCTGAGACGCAGGCGAAAAATATTGCGATCAATTATTTGTCGTATCGACAGCGAAGTGCAAAAGAGATTATCGATCATTTGATTAAGAAAGGTTTCGAGCGAGCGTGTGCTGAAGATGTAACACGCCAGCTTCAATCCGCGCGCATGGTGAACGATCTCGAATTTGCCCGCTTATTTGTGCGTGACCGGCTGAAACGAAAACCAACGGGTCAGGCACTTTTGCGGATGCAACTGCTTGCCAAAGGAATTACATCGTCCATGGCCGATATGGTACTTGCCGAGTTGATTTCACCGCAGAGCCAGCAGGCGTCTGCACTTCAAGCGGCAAAACGTAAAATTCAATTGACGCACTACTCAAAAAAAAGTATTGACGAAGAGAAACGAAAAAAACGTCTTCTCGATTTTCTTCTTCGCCGCGGATTTTCTTATGAGATTGCACTCAAAACTATTCACACCACACTGGATCGCTAA